The Gemmatimonadales bacterium genome includes the window ATCCCGCGCAATGCAGCCCCTGCGCTCTGAAGCGCTTGGCGTACATCGGATTCAGGCCGTACCGGCAGTGGTAGGGCTCTTCGATCATGCCGGCGCGATAGAGCCGGCCGATCCGCGAATCGGGCGTGAGGTGGATCGTTTCGACCTTGTCGAGTAGCGCACACTCGAGCGGTCCGATCACCGGGTCGGGGCCGTACGGATCCAGCTCGGCGTGCGCCGCGTCGCGCACGCTCCACTCCAGCTCGGCGTATTCCACGATGGCGTGCTGGAAGCCGCCGCAGGTGCCAAGGAAGGGCTTGCGGTACTCGCGGGCGTAGCGGGCGGCGTTGAGCGCGGCGCCGGTGTCCGCGTAGGGGCTTCCGGGCACGAGCCAGACGGCGTCATATGCGGCGAGCGGATGCCGCGCCGCCGGCAGGTGCCGGTCGCCGAGAGCCTCGGCGAGCGCGCGGGTGTGCACCCAGTCGGCCGCAACCGGGCAGCCGAGGTCCGCCGCCGCGAGTGCAATGGCCCTCGGGATCGCGTGGTGCGCCGCGACCGATCTGCTGTAGTCGCCGACGAGCGCGATCCGTACCGCGCCGGGCTCGGCCGGTGTGGCGGGCACCCCGTTCGCTATGGCGATCACACCGGCAGCTTCGCCGCGAGAATGTCCACCTGCTCGATGCTCGGCGCCTTCGCCAGGAGGTCGGGCGCCTGCGCCATCAGCGCGGCGGCGACTCGGCCGGCGAGGTGCGCCTTGCGTCCGCTGTCGTCGGGGAAGGTGTCGAAAATGCCGAAGGTCGAGGGCCCGAGCTTGAGGGCGTACCAGGTGATGGTGGCCGGCTCCTGCTCGACGATGGGCAAGCCGCCCTCGAGAAACTTCGCGACGTCGTTCTCCTTGCCGGGTTTGGCTTCGAGGCGGACCAGGAGGGCAGCGCGAACTTTGGTGGCGGATTGGGTGGGGGAAGGCATGGGACCTCTCCAGCGTGAAACGCGTCGGTGCGATGCTGCGGATGGTACGGAAAGCTGTGCTCGGCGGCGCTTCGGGTCAAACCGCCCCGTGTTGAGGCTCGACCTCGCCCGCGCATGCCGCGAGCTTCCGTACCGTATTCCAGTTGCGCCCCGTGCAGATGGTGCCGAGCGTCCGGTCGATGAGCGCGGTGGTGAGGCGCGACCGTCCGGCGCCGTCGGGGTAGGTGACGTAGAGGTGCCGGCCGCCGGCACGAACGACTTCCCGGCCGACGATGGCGCCTTGCAGCGCCTTCACGCGCGCCGCGTCCGGTGCGTCGCGCAGGCACATGACGATGAGGTGGCCGGGGTCGCGCTCGGCCTCGGCCCGGAGGGGATTGCCGGCAATGATGTCTCGCCACTCGGGCGCGCTGCGCAGGAAGAAGGTCGTGCTGAGGCCGAGCCGCGCCTCGGCTTCCTGCTCGAGCCGGCGTTCGAGCCGGGCGGCGGCGCCGTTGCCGCGGAAGACGAGGTTGCCGCTCTGGAGCAGCGAGCGGACGTCGCTGCACCCGAGATCGGCCGCGAGCGCGCGCAGATCGGCCATGGCGACCGGCTTCTTGCCGCCCACGTTGACGCCGCGGAGCAGCGCGACCCAGGTGGTCAGGGCACGCCTTCCACGATGCGCACGTCGCGCTCGACGGCGCCGTAGAGCGTGACGAGCGCGCGCTGGTAGGCGGGGCTCTCGTACGTGGCGACCGCGCGCTCGACGCTCTCGAACTCGATCACGACCGTCCGCTCGTTCACGCCCTCCTCGAATGCGCGGGCGGCGTTGTTCCGCACCAGGAAGCGGCCGCCGCCGGCCTCGATCGCGGGGCCGGCAAGCTTGGCGTATTCGGTGAGCGCGGTGAGATCGTGTACGGCGCGGTATGCGGTGATCCAGTAACCTTTTGACACGGTTGAGCTGCTCTCGTTGGGCGGAAGTCCAATATAGAAGAGGAAGGCGCGTCGCAAGCCGCCTCGAGCGCGGCTACCGCCGTCCCGGTTCGAACAGCTCGATGGGATTGCCCGCCGGGTCCTCCAGCAGGATCTGTTTCCCGCCGATCCCGGTGACGATGTCGTTCCGGAACCGGGCGCCATTCCGGCGCAGCTCGGCCACGGCGGCCGCGAGATCGTCCACCTCGAGTTGGATGCGGTTCCAGCCGCCGGGCTCCGGCTTGCGTCCGTCCGGCATGGCCTGCGCGCCCCCGCCGGCGCCTATGGGCGCGCTGAGCAGGAGGCGCAGGTCGCCGCGGGAGAGCATCGCGAAGGCGGGCGCGGGATGCATATCGACGGCGAAATTCAGATGACGGGTATAGAACGCGATGGCCGCGTCGACGTCGTCAACGATGTAGCGGACGCTCACGGTCGCCATGCGGAGATACCTCGAATGCTTACCCGCGCGCCGGAGGTACCAGCGCGGCCAGGCGCTCGCTCAGGCCCCGGAGCGCGGCGGAAAGCTCGCCATCGGATCCGAGCTCTGCCGCGCGGCGCACCGCGGTCACATCCGCCTGGGTGAACCCGAACGGCTGCGCCGCGAGGGCAAAAGCGGCGAGCACCGGCCGCGCGGGCGGCGGCACCAGGACGCGGTCGTGCGCGCGACTCATCACGATCACGCACTCCGTGTCGCTGATGCCGAGCTTCGCTACGTACTCGGTGGTGTCGTCCTGGCGGGCGCCGTCCGCCCGACCGCGTGCCCATGCGTCGACCACCCGCGCCTGCTGCCGGTAATCGCGCGCGTCCCACTGCTCCGGCGTGAGCGCCGGCGTAACGGCATCCGCCATGGCCGAGCCACTACTTCTTGCTGCTTGACCGCGAGCGCCGCCGCGATGCGCTCCCCTTGGGCGCGGGCGGCACCTTGTCGCCCTCCTTGCGCGCTTCGGAGAGTCCGATCGCGATCGCCTGCCTGCGGCTCTTCACCTTGCCGCCGTGTCCCGACTTGCCGCGGCGCAGCGTGCCGTGCTTCCGCTTGCGCATTGCGCGCTCGACGCTCTTCTGCGCCTTGGGGCCGTACTTGCGGCCGCTCGACTTTCGGCTGGATGAACTCCTGGTCGCCATGGGTGCCTCCGGGTCGCGACTGTGGAGCTCCAATTTCCGGCCGGGGGCCGCGCGCGGGCCGTGATCCGCCGCACCAGCGCGTTCACACGCATTGGAATCGCTCGACCACCGCGCTCCCCTCCGACGCGTGGCTGCGCCCGGGCGTCGGGCTCCCGCCGACGACGTACACGGCGTCGCGAAAGACCACCGCGCGCGCGAAGTCGCGCGCCGTCGGCATGTCGGGCAGCCGCTGCCACGCGCTTTCGCCCGGTCCGAGCCGCAGGACGTCCGCGAGGGTGGTGGCGCGAGCCTGCGATTCGCCGCCGAACAGATACATGGCGCCGCAGTACACCACCGCGCCTGCCGTGCCGCGCGGCTCGATCTCGGGCCCGGCGGACCACCGGTCCGCCGCGGGATCGTATATGTCCACCGCGCCGAAGTCTCCCGGACCGCTCCGGCCCCCGATGGCGTAGAGCTTTCCCTCCGACACGGCTGCCGCGGGACTTCCCTCAGCGCGCGGCAGCGGCGCGAGCGCCGTCCAGCGATCCTGCGCCGGGTCGTAGACGTCGTGGTCGGCGATGGTCGAGCGCGAATTGCCCCCGCCGATCACGTGAATCCTGCCGTCCCATGCGACTGCCGCGTGGCCGCCGCGTGGTGCCGGCAGCGGCGCGGCCTCGCTCCAGGTTCGGCCCTGCGTGTCATAGACGTACACGCGATCGGAGGGCACGTTCGTCGTGGTGTTGAACCCGCCGATCACGTAGATGCGCCGGCCGAGGACGGCCGCCGCCGGCGCGTTGAGGCCCGGCCCCGGGAGCGTCGACTCGACGGACCAGGTGCGGCCGTCGAACCGCTCGATCGCCAGCACGGGCGCCCCGCCCGCCCCGGTGCCCGCGAGCGCGTAGATCGCCTCGCCCGTGCTCACGACCGCATGCGCCGCCCGCGCGTAGCGCATCGGCGGCTCGGTGTGCCAGGTACCGCCCGGCGGAGCGGCCCGGGTCGCTACTTGCGGCGGCGGCGGCGGCGCCGGCGCGCGAGAGCAGGCCGCGGAGCCGGCTACGAGAAAGGCGGCCGCACCGGCGTGCCGCACGTGGATGCGCATCATCTCCTCTCCCGCACGATTTCCCCCTCGCTCGTCATCCGGGGCCACGAGCCGCCCGCGGCGCGCCAGCGCCGGGCCAGCCGGTTGTATCGCGCGACGAACGCCTTGCGCTGGTCCCACACCCGGAAGCAGGCGCGGTGCATCGCCGCGTCGGAGAAGCGCCAGAACGGATCCGACTCGTCGGCCAGAAAGTCCGGCGTGACGAACGCGTCGTCGACGGGCCGGATGACCTCGCCGCAGAGCGCGCACCACGCGCGGCCGCTGGTGATCCTCTCCATCCCGCACCCGCCTGCCTCGCCGCTCCTCCGCTCACGGGCCCGGAACGACATCGGTGAAACTGAACCCGTCACGGGAAACCGTCTCCCCCACGCGTACCGGAAGCGCTCGGTGGAACATCGGACCGGCGAAGCAGAAGGTGTGGAACTCGCCCCGCTCGCCGCATGGGTCCACGGCGGCGGGCAGCTCCGACAGGAGCGCCGCGTCGTATTCGCGCCCCGCGAACGCGTCGGGGAGTTGCTTCGGATCCACGCAGGTGAGCACCGCGCGGAGGCCGCCCCCCAGCATCTTGCGGGCGAGCTCCGGCGTGTCGGCGGCGGAGCACCAGAGCGGGAAGAGCGGTTCGATCCCGGTCCCGGCGAGCATGCGGACGCGATACGCGCGGATGTCCTCGAGAAAGAGGTCGCCGAACGCCACGTGCGTCACGCCTGCGTCGCGCGCCCGCCCGATCACCGCGCGCATGCGCTCCTCGTACTCCGCGTTGGAGCACGGGTACGGCAGCGGCACCGACCAGAGCGGCAGCCCCGCGGCCGCCGCCTGCGCCTCCACCAGCGTGCGGCGGACGGCGTGCATCGCCACCCGGTCGGCGGACTCGTTGAACGTGGTGAGCAGGCCGGCGAGCTCCACATCGGGCTGCCGGCGGAGGACGTGCAGCGTCCACGCGCTGTCCTTGCCCGAGCTCCAGGAGAGCAGCACGCGGCGCATGGACACGCCGGCTCCGCTCACACGGGGCTCGCCGTCTGCGCGGCCGGCCGATTCACCCGGACGGGCGCCGGCAGCCCGGCGGGCAGCGGATGCACCTCGGGGTGCAGCGCGTGCGCCAGGATCTCGAGGCCGTCCACCAGCCGCGGACCGGGGCGGCTGAAGTAGTCGGAGCCGTTCGTCACGTACACCCGTCCCGAGCGCGCCGCCGGCAGCTCCGGCCAGCCCGGCGCCGACCACAACGCCGGCACGTCCTCCAGCGTGCGCTCGACGCTGAACCCGCAGCAGGCAATGAATACGACCTCCGGCGCCCACGCCGTCACCTCGTCCCAGCGGAGCGTGCGCGACGGTTCGCCCTCGCGGCCGAGCCCCTCGACACCGCCCGCGAGCCGCACCAGCTCCGGGCTCCAGTGTCCGCAGGAAAACGGCGGGTCGAGCCACTCGAGCAGCGCGACGCGCGGCCGCTCCACGAGCGCGGCCGAGCGCGCGGCTACCGCCTCGACGCGCGCGGTGAGCCCCGCGACGACTTCGCCTGCCCCCCGCTCGATGCCCGCCGCACGCGCGACCTCGCGAATGGCATCGAACACCTGCCCGAGCGACTCGGGCTCCAGGTTGATCACCCGCGGCGCACCCGGCAGCGCGCACGCGGCGGCGCGCACCTCGTCCTCCGCCACCGCGCAGACGTCGCAGAGCGCCTGGGTCACGATGAGATCGGGGCGGAGGCGCTCGAGCACGGCCAGGTCGAGGGAATAGAGCGCGCGGTCCGCGCTCAGCCGCTCGCGCACCAGCCGATCGATTTCCCCGCTCGTCGCGTCGGTCGGAATCAGCGTGCGCGTGACCTTCGGCAGCCGGCGCACCGACGCGGGAAAATCGCACTCATGGGTGACACCCACCAGCTGGTCTTCGAGCCCCAGCGCGCAGATCATCTCGGTGGCGCTCGGCAGCAGGGATACGATTCTCATCGCTCGAACAGCTCCACGGCCCAGATCCAGGTCCCGCCGGCCCATGCCTGCCTGAGGCCGGCCTCACCCAGAACGGTACGCATACGCGCCGGCGGATGCAGGTACGCCCTGAACGCGCGCCCGCGAAGCCGCCGCGACGCGTTGATGGCGGCCACGAATATACGGCTGAGCCAGCTCGGTCGAGGGTAGCTGAACGCGACCAGATGGCGGGCACGACCGGCCGCGGCGCCGAGCAGGCGGGCGTAGTCGGGGTCGCAGCAGACGACGCGGTCGAGGGTGACGGCATCGGCCGGCGGCACCTCAGTCGCTTCGGCCGGGAACTCGGCGAGCTGAAAGGTGACGCGGTCGGCATGGCCGAGGTGCTGCGCTTCCTCGGCGGACGCGGCGAGATAAGCCTCCGAGGCGTCGACCTGCGTGGCACTCGCAAAACCGCGCTCGAGCAGGACGTGCTGGATCGCACCGATGCCGCCGCCGATGTCGAGCAGCGTCGGGTCGGGCGGAAGCGGGCGCGATTGGACGGCGGCCAGAAGCACCCGGGTCGATGCGTCGGGGCCCCGGCGCTCGAATCGCCGGAGGTCGCGCCGCGCGGTGCGGGCGTCGAACTGCTTTGACACGGCGCAGCGGTGGCAGCAGGTCATGGCGAGTCCGGTTGCGGGTGTCGTCGCACGGGTCAGCCGCGGAGGCCCACGAACAGGGCGAGCACGGCGATGACCATGCCGAGCGCCATCTTTGCCGCGGCGGCGGTGGCGCGGCCGAGCACGGCGCCCCATCCGGCGCCGGCGGCGGTGCCCGCGTGGCGCTCGCGCGTGTACTCGAACAGCGCCGCGCCGATGAAGGCGCCGAAGAAGCCGCCGATCACGGAGCCCACGAGCGGCACCGGCACGCCGACGATGGCACCGATGAGCCCGCCGACGAGCGCGCCCCACCCGGCGCGCTTCGATCCGCCGTACCGTCGCGCGAAGCGGAAGCCGAGCCACGCTTCGACGATTTCACCGATGAGCGCGAGGGCAAAGACGAGGGTGAGAAGCCCCACGCCGAGCGTGCGGAACTCCGTGAGCCATCCATAGCCCAAAAGCGCAAGCAGCATCACCCAGAGGCCGGGCAGGCTGAACGGAATGAGCAGCAGTCCGGCGACAATGCCGGTGAGAAGGAGCAGGAAGGCGAAGGGGTCAGCCATCGGGAGTCGTCTCGTAATCGTTTAGCTGAGGCGGTGTCGCGGGCGCGCAGACTCGCCTGCCGGTACTCGTCGAACAGCCTGGTCAGGTGTGCAAAGGCCGGCGCGGGCTCGAGTCGCAGCGTGATTTTCCGCTGCCGCAGCGCGCCGGGCTCGGCGGCGACCGCGCCGATGATTACACCGGCAAGGCGCACGTGGCAGCGTGGCATGCGACGGTCAACCCATGAGGTTGAAACGGCCGGTACGCCGCCGGCGCCAGCGACTTGCGCCCATGTCACTTCTGACATACCATTCCGAAATGCCGCCGGCCGACAAGCCGCTCGTATGGCTGCATGGAGAGGTGAAGACGCCGCCGTTCTCCAAGGAGGCTCGGCTCGAAGCTGGCATCTTGTTACGGCGCCTGCAAGGCGGCGCCAGGCTGGGTCTCCCTCACTCGCGTCCGATGCCCGGTATTGGCCCCGCGTGTCATGAGTTGCGAATTCGTGATCGTGACTCGTCTTGGCGAATTATCTGTCGGCTCGATCCAGACGCGGTCGTGATCGTGGACGTCTTCAGCAAGAAGACCCGGGCCACACCCGACGTCGTGATTCAGGTCTGCCGGCGACGACTCCGATTTTATGATGAGGCCACACGTAGCGTTGAGGAGGACCGATGAACAAGGCAAAGCAGACCAAGCTCGAAGCCGACGGCTGGCGCGTCGGATCCACCGCCGATTTTCTCAAGCTCTCGCCAGAGGAGGTGGCCTTCGTCGAGACCAAACTGGCGCTGAGCCGGACTCTCCGCGCCCGGCGGACGGCCCAGCACCTCAGTCAGTCGAATCTGGCCAAGCGCTTGAGGTCGAGCCAGTCGCGGGTGGCCAAGATGGAAGCCGCCGATCCCTCGGTGTCCGTCGATCTGCTGCTGCGCGCTCTCTACGCACTCGGGGCCACGCCGCGCGACGTGGCGAACGCTCTCCGGAAATCACGCACCGGGGCAGCGGCGTGATTGCGGCTGCGGCGCCAGATCGATCAGGAAGTGCCCCTGGAGCACAAAGAAGAATTCGTCATCGTTCTCGTGCTTGTGCCAGTGATACTCGCCCTGCACGATGCCCATCCGCACGACGGATCCGTTCACCTGGCAGAGCGTCTGGTTGTACCAGTGATCGGTGCAGGCCGCGGCCAGCGCGCCCACGTCAATCCGCTCCAGCGCACCGAACCTCACGTCGAGGTGGGTGACGTACGGGTATGCCGGCGTCCCGCCGGGTGCCTCGGACATGGCTGGACTCCCATTCAGTGCGACGGACGGAACTCCGGCGCGTTCTCCGCGAAGCTGTAGATCGACGGCGGCGCGACTCCGCACGCCCGTGCATAGGCGTAGAGCTGCCCCCGATGATGGAGGAACTCGTCGCCCTGGATGTTGAACGCCACCCAGCCGGGAAATGACTTGCCCCACGGGGTCGGGACCGTCGCGCTGAGCTCGGCGGGGCCGATTCGGGCCACCGCGGCGTCGGCCAGTTCCCAGCATTCCCGCGCGAACGCGATCAACGCCGCCTTCTTTCCCAGCTCTTTGGCAATCCTTCCCTCGGACGCTTCGTCCGCCGTGATGTTCCCCTTCGCCACGCCCTGCGCGATGTCGCGGATGATGGTGGCCGAGACATGCACCATCAGCTCGGCGGGCGTCCGCATGGCGGGGATGGGGAAGCTGAAGTAGCACGCCTCCGGCATGGCCTCGAGCAGGCGGAGGTAGATGCCGTATTTCTGGCGGGTCTGGTCCCACACCTGATCGAACACGCGCTTTTCCATCACTCGCTCCGTCGTTGAGAGAGGCGGCACGCCGTGACGCGCTCAGGGCACCGAGCGGCTCTGCTCCTTCAGGACCGCGATGCCCCGCGAGCCCAGCGTGATGAGCGCCTGGAAAACCCCCTTCACGTTGATCTTGGCCCCGGTGCGCGGCGGATCACCCTTGTCGCTCACGACCGTGAGCGTCCCGGTATTGTCCTTCACCCGGTATGCACCGACGCCGAGGCCGCCGGCCGCCTGCTCCACCTCGCCCTGAACGCGCACGGTCTTACCGTCGTAATGCGACGGGTTGTCGAGCAGCTCGCTTATGGGGGTCACCGAGGCGCAGGCGGCGAGCAGGATGACGACGCCCGCGGCGAGCGCGCGCGGCGCGAGGCGACGGATGGGACGAACGGCGGCAGACATGATCGGGGGCTCCGGATCCGGGTCCGACTTCCTGAAGAGCGATCGTGCCGAATCTACGTCCCGGCGGGCCGTCCGACTATAGCGGCTTGGCGAAGCGTCGGCCGGTGTGCTCGAACCCGAGCCGGGCGTAGAAGGCGTGCGCTTCGGTCCGAAACTCCTGGGTGGTGACCGACAGGCGCTCGCACCCGGCTTCGCGGGCGAATGCCTCGACGCCGTCGACCAGCGCGCGCCCGATGCCCACCCCGCGGGCGGCCTCATCGACCACCAGTGCCGTGAGCCACGCGACGGTCCGCGCCCGATTCAACACGTGCATCAGATGGAAGGTCGCAAGACCCACCACCTCGCCGTCCTGCTCGGCGACGAGAACGGTGGCGTGGCCGCTTCCCATCATCCGCTCGAGGCGTCGAGCGACGTCCGTGCCCGCGGCGGGATAGCCGAGCTGGCCCAAGAGTCGGGCGAGCGCATCGGCGTCGGCGGCGCGCGCAGGGCGGATTCGGGGCGGTGCCCCGATCATCGAGCAAAGCTGAACTGGAAGGTCTGCTCAGCGCATTCCGTTCGCATGGGCGTCAGCTCTTCGCCAGCGCGTCGTCGCCGTATACGTCCCGGCAACGTTCGCGTTGGTGGGGCTGAAGGCATCGTCCCCGCCGCATGCCGAAAATGCGAGCGCCAGACCCACCGCGAGAGAGCGCGAGACCACGGTCCCCATTCGGTCCTCCGGGCGTGAGGAGTGGGACAGCTCCGTTCACTCGGGTCTGGGGCGCTCCAGCCGCTGCGTCTCGCGCGCCTGCGTGAGCATGCGCTCGGCGAAGTCCATCCGCTCCTGCAATTCACCCATGTCGCGCCTCAGATCCGCCGTCTCCTGCTGCAGCGCCGCGAGCTCGGCCTCGGCGCCCTTGTCCAGCGCCGTGGCCCGGAGCCGCGCTTCCTCGAGCCGGGTGCGGGCAATAGACCGCCACCCGCCGATGATGATCGCCGCGAGCGGGATGGCGAGCGCGGTGATCGGGATAAACAGCGCGAGGGTCTGATTATCCATCTCACCGCGAGACCTGGGCCGGCCCGCCCGCGCCGCCCGCCAGGTTCCGCACCGCGCTCGCGAGCAGGCGCACCTTGGCTCGGTCGCCCGCGCCGGCCGCGTCAGCATCAAGCTCGGCGGCCAGCTTCGTCAACGCGGCGTCTCGCTCCGCGCCCGAGGCGTGCTCCGCGCCCGCAAGCGACGCGCGCACTGCCGTCACCCGTCCGTTGTCGAGGCCTTGCGATCGCGCGAGCTGGTCCACGTACGCGCGCGCCAGCGCAAAGGTCGCCGGCCAGACGAACTTCGGCTGGCCCTGGGTGTTGAAGTAGTCGAGGTGCACCGTCTTGGCGGCGTCGATCTCGTTCTGCGAGAGCAGCGCGCCTGGCGTGAGCTCGAAGACGTCGAGCCCGCGCGCGATCTCCGAGCTCACGATGACGCCGTTGTACCAGTAGGCCGACCACGAGCCGCCGCCGACCATCCGGGTCGAGTCGATCGGGCCGCGATCGAAGTAGGCGATCTCGACCGGATGCGCCGCGTCGGTCCAGTCGAACACCGAGATGCCCCCCTGGTACCAGGCCTGCACCATCACGTCGCGACCCGGAATCGGAATCAGCGACCCGTTGTGGGCCACGCAATTCTCCTCGGGCGTCTGCGGCGCCGGCAGCTTGTAGTAGCTCCGGAAGTGCATCGTGCGGTCGGCGATGGTGAAAATCGCGTCCGCTCCCCACTCCCGCTCGTCGGTGGGGCGGCACTTGGGCTGGCCGCCGCCCCCCCACTCGTCGGAGAAGAGGACCTTGCTGCCGTCGTTGTTGAACGAGGCCGAGTGCCAGTAGGAGAAGTTCGAGTCGGAGACGGCATCGACGCGGGCGGGATGCGCGGGATCGCTGATGTCGATCAGAAACCCATAGCCCTCGCACGCGCCGCCGGCCAAGCCGATCGCCGCATAGACGGTGATGTCGTGGCACTGGGTGGGCCCGGGGCGCGGGCCGCCGCCCGCCGGCGCGCCGATCATCTTGGCGATCATCCCGGGAAGCGCCGCGCGGAGCGTCGAGCTGTCTGCCGCCGTCGGCGCGCCGGTGCCGCCGCGCCTCTTCACCAGGGTGTCGAGCAAGGGCTCGACGAACTGCGGGGGCAGAATGTACGGTTCGCCGAACACGTCGGCGACGAACGCGCCGTGAGCCCGCGCGGAGTCCGCCGCCGCGATGTCTTCACGCGCCGCGCCGTGCTTCGGCGGCGCGACCAGATCGTTGAAGATGCGGGGCGAGCTCACGATGGCTGCCTGCTCCGGGTGCGCCAGCGGGACCTTGATCACCTCGATGCGGAAGAGCGCCGAGTTGGGGTCTTCGTCTGGCGCGGAGCCGCTGCACCCGGCGAGCTCGCTCTGCGAGCGCACCCGCGCCGAGCCCGAGATGTACACGTACACGTTGTCCGTATCGTGCGGGTCCACCAGGACGGTGTGCGTGTGCGACCCGCGGCAGGTCTGCACGTTGCCGACGTTCTTCGGGTTGCGGATGTCGCTGATGTCGAAGATGCGGAGGCCACGGAGCCTCTCCGCGCTCACCGTGTCGGGAACTCCCTCGGTGCCGCAGTCGAGGCGTCCGCCGAGCCCCTCGCCTGAGATGAAGAGCAGGTTCTTGTACACCGAGACGTCGCTCTGCGAGGCGGGACAGACGTAGCCCGCAACGAGCGTGGGCTTGCTCGGGTCGGCGATATCCCAGATCTGCCAGCCGTTGTAGCTGCCCTGAATGGCGTAGTGGCCGGTGAACGCGAGGTCGGAGTTGGTGCTGCCGAGGAACTTCTC containing:
- a CDS encoding antibiotic biosynthesis monooxygenase — protein: MPSPTQSATKVRAALLVRLEAKPGKENDVAKFLEGGLPIVEQEPATITWYALKLGPSTFGIFDTFPDDSGRKAHLAGRVAAALMAQAPDLLAKAPSIEQVDILAAKLPV
- a CDS encoding DUF1697 domain-containing protein, which produces MTTWVALLRGVNVGGKKPVAMADLRALAADLGCSDVRSLLQSGNLVFRGNGAAARLERRLEQEAEARLGLSTTFFLRSAPEWRDIIAGNPLRAEAERDPGHLIVMCLRDAPDAARVKALQGAIVGREVVRAGGRHLYVTYPDGAGRSRLTTALIDRTLGTICTGRNWNTVRKLAACAGEVEPQHGAV
- a CDS encoding DUF1330 domain-containing protein gives rise to the protein MSKGYWITAYRAVHDLTALTEYAKLAGPAIEAGGGRFLVRNNAARAFEEGVNERTVVIEFESVERAVATYESPAYQRALVTLYGAVERDVRIVEGVP
- a CDS encoding VOC family protein; amino-acid sequence: MATVSVRYIVDDVDAAIAFYTRHLNFAVDMHPAPAFAMLSRGDLRLLLSAPIGAGGGAQAMPDGRKPEPGGWNRIQLEVDDLAAAVAELRRNGARFRNDIVTGIGGKQILLEDPAGNPIELFEPGRR
- a CDS encoding DUF6496 domain-containing protein, with the protein product MATRSSSSRKSSGRKYGPKAQKSVERAMRKRKHGTLRRGKSGHGGKVKSRRQAIAIGLSEARKEGDKVPPAPKGSASRRRSRSSSKK
- a CDS encoding kelch repeat-containing protein — its product is MMRIHVRHAGAAAFLVAGSAACSRAPAPPPPPQVATRAAPPGGTWHTEPPMRYARAAHAVVSTGEAIYALAGTGAGGAPVLAIERFDGRTWSVESTLPGPGLNAPAAAVLGRRIYVIGGFNTTTNVPSDRVYVYDTQGRTWSEAAPLPAPRGGHAAVAWDGRIHVIGGGNSRSTIADHDVYDPAQDRWTALAPLPRAEGSPAAAVSEGKLYAIGGRSGPGDFGAVDIYDPAADRWSAGPEIEPRGTAGAVVYCGAMYLFGGESQARATTLADVLRLGPGESAWQRLPDMPTARDFARAVVFRDAVYVVGGSPTPGRSHASEGSAVVERFQCV
- a CDS encoding cobalamin-binding protein, which translates into the protein MRIVSLLPSATEMICALGLEDQLVGVTHECDFPASVRRLPKVTRTLIPTDATSGEIDRLVRERLSADRALYSLDLAVLERLRPDLIVTQALCDVCAVAEDEVRAAACALPGAPRVINLEPESLGQVFDAIREVARAAGIERGAGEVVAGLTARVEAVAARSAALVERPRVALLEWLDPPFSCGHWSPELVRLAGGVEGLGREGEPSRTLRWDEVTAWAPEVVFIACCGFSVERTLEDVPALWSAPGWPELPAARSGRVYVTNGSDYFSRPGPRLVDGLEILAHALHPEVHPLPAGLPAPVRVNRPAAQTASPV
- a CDS encoding methyltransferase domain-containing protein — encoded protein: MTCCHRCAVSKQFDARTARRDLRRFERRGPDASTRVLLAAVQSRPLPPDPTLLDIGGGIGAIQHVLLERGFASATQVDASEAYLAASAEEAQHLGHADRVTFQLAEFPAEATEVPPADAVTLDRVVCCDPDYARLLGAAAGRARHLVAFSYPRPSWLSRIFVAAINASRRLRGRAFRAYLHPPARMRTVLGEAGLRQAWAGGTWIWAVELFER
- a CDS encoding DUF456 domain-containing protein, with protein sequence MADPFAFLLLLTGIVAGLLLIPFSLPGLWVMLLALLGYGWLTEFRTLGVGLLTLVFALALIGEIVEAWLGFRFARRYGGSKRAGWGALVGGLIGAIVGVPVPLVGSVIGGFFGAFIGAALFEYTRERHAGTAAGAGWGAVLGRATAAAAKMALGMVIAVLALFVGLRG
- a CDS encoding type II toxin-antitoxin system RelE/ParE family toxin; translated protein: MPPADKPLVWLHGEVKTPPFSKEARLEAGILLRRLQGGARLGLPHSRPMPGIGPACHELRIRDRDSSWRIICRLDPDAVVIVDVFSKKTRATPDVVIQVCRRRLRFYDEATRSVEEDR
- a CDS encoding helix-turn-helix domain-containing protein, translated to MNKAKQTKLEADGWRVGSTADFLKLSPEEVAFVETKLALSRTLRARRTAQHLSQSNLAKRLRSSQSRVAKMEAADPSVSVDLLLRALYALGATPRDVANALRKSRTGAAA
- a CDS encoding DinB family protein, with amino-acid sequence MEKRVFDQVWDQTRQKYGIYLRLLEAMPEACYFSFPIPAMRTPAELMVHVSATIIRDIAQGVAKGNITADEASEGRIAKELGKKAALIAFARECWELADAAVARIGPAELSATVPTPWGKSFPGWVAFNIQGDEFLHHRGQLYAYARACGVAPPSIYSFAENAPEFRPSH
- a CDS encoding GNAT family N-acetyltransferase; translated protein: MIGAPPRIRPARAADADALARLLGQLGYPAAGTDVARRLERMMGSGHATVLVAEQDGEVVGLATFHLMHVLNRARTVAWLTALVVDEAARGVGIGRALVDGVEAFAREAGCERLSVTTQEFRTEAHAFYARLGFEHTGRRFAKPL